One Dysosmobacter welbionis DNA segment encodes these proteins:
- a CDS encoding NAD(P)H-dependent glycerol-3-phosphate dehydrogenase, producing the protein MKTVVLGSGGWGTALSQILCDNGHETYLWSHSPAKAAEMARTRENPLLQGVHLPESLHITGDLDCLKGADLVVSAPPSFAVRETAKKMAPYLTEKTVVVSVSKGIERDTNLRLSQVIQEETGNICKVAVLSGPSHAEEVGIRLPTGCVAACLDVDAARFVQDAFMNDYFRVYTSGDVVGVELAAALKNVIALSCGVCDGLGYQDNTKALLMTRAMAEITRLGEKLGGSRQTFGGLAGMGDLIVTCTSMHSRNRRAGILIGQGKTPREAMEEVGAVVEGYFAAESIHQLSERVGVEMPISRCAYEVLYQGKQIRGVVAELMTRAKKDELLETAWL; encoded by the coding sequence ATGAAAACAGTTGTATTGGGCTCCGGCGGCTGGGGCACGGCCCTCAGCCAGATCCTGTGCGACAACGGACACGAGACCTATCTCTGGTCCCACAGCCCCGCCAAGGCGGCGGAGATGGCCCGGACCCGGGAGAACCCGCTTTTGCAGGGCGTCCATCTGCCGGAATCCCTCCACATCACCGGGGATTTGGACTGCTTGAAGGGCGCCGACCTGGTGGTCAGCGCACCGCCCTCCTTCGCCGTGCGGGAGACAGCAAAAAAAATGGCCCCGTATCTCACGGAGAAGACTGTGGTGGTGTCCGTTTCCAAGGGGATTGAGCGGGACACAAATCTGCGTCTCAGCCAAGTGATCCAGGAGGAGACGGGGAATATCTGTAAAGTAGCAGTTCTTTCTGGCCCTTCCCATGCAGAGGAGGTGGGGATCCGCCTGCCCACCGGCTGCGTGGCCGCCTGCTTGGATGTGGATGCGGCGCGTTTTGTGCAGGACGCCTTCATGAACGACTACTTCCGGGTGTACACCAGCGGCGACGTCGTGGGCGTGGAGTTGGCGGCGGCGCTGAAGAACGTCATTGCCCTCAGCTGCGGTGTGTGCGACGGCTTGGGCTATCAGGACAATACCAAAGCCCTGCTGATGACCCGGGCTATGGCGGAGATTACCCGCTTGGGGGAGAAGCTGGGGGGCTCCCGGCAGACCTTCGGCGGCTTGGCCGGTATGGGGGATCTGATCGTGACCTGCACCTCCATGCACTCCCGGAATCGCCGGGCGGGCATCCTCATTGGCCAAGGCAAAACGCCCCGGGAGGCCATGGAGGAAGTAGGCGCCGTGGTGGAGGGATACTTCGCCGCGGAGAGCATTCACCAGCTCAGTGAGCGGGTAGGCGTGGAAATGCCCATCAGCCGCTGTGCCTACGAAGTCCTCTATCAGGGCAAGCAGATCCGGGGCGTGGTAGCAGAGCTGATGACCCGGGCCAAGAAGGATGAACTGCTGGAGACGGCGTGGCTGTGA
- the plsY gene encoding glycerol-3-phosphate 1-O-acyltransferase PlsY: MELWLVAAIAYFCGCFNGAVIISKYILRDDVRRHGSGNAGLTNFYRTFGGPLTFVVILCDVLKAVIAVLIAAHIGGGFDPRMMPDMPLSTEMTVYYVVLFKYWAALFCLLGHMFPCMFHFKGGKGILSGGTIVWMIDWRIGLVVWVGFLLLFLLTKYVSLGSVWAGASFPFATWYFYPDPVIVLLAFLLGALILWKHRSNIVRLIHGNENKFSVHRKKN, encoded by the coding sequence ATGGAACTGTGGCTGGTGGCTGCGATCGCCTACTTCTGCGGCTGTTTCAATGGGGCGGTCATTATTTCTAAATACATCCTGCGAGACGATGTTCGCAGGCATGGCAGCGGCAATGCAGGATTAACCAATTTTTACCGTACCTTTGGTGGACCGCTGACTTTTGTGGTAATCTTATGTGATGTCCTTAAAGCCGTAATAGCGGTTCTGATCGCGGCTCACATCGGCGGCGGGTTTGATCCCAGGATGATGCCGGATATGCCGCTGAGTACGGAGATGACGGTCTATTATGTGGTCTTGTTCAAATACTGGGCTGCCCTGTTCTGTTTGCTGGGTCACATGTTCCCCTGCATGTTCCACTTCAAGGGCGGCAAGGGCATCCTCTCCGGCGGCACCATCGTCTGGATGATCGACTGGCGGATCGGCCTGGTGGTCTGGGTGGGATTTCTGCTCTTATTCCTGCTGACGAAGTATGTATCTCTGGGATCTGTCTGGGCTGGGGCCAGCTTCCCTTTTGCCACTTGGTATTTCTATCCGGATCCGGTCATCGTGCTCCTGGCGTTTCTCCTGGGAGCCTTGATTTTGTGGAAGCACCGGAGCAACATCGTCCGCCTTATCCATGGCAACGAGAATAAATTCAGCGTACACCGCAAAAAAAATTAG